A stretch of the Brevundimonas sp. MF30-B genome encodes the following:
- the queG gene encoding tRNA epoxyqueuosine(34) reductase QueG: protein MSERLKSFIRERAAALGFEACRFASAAAPWDAGERLAHFVGEGRHGDMGWMETTLERRAHPTAMWPQAKTAVVLGLNYGPEADPLPQMADRSAGYLSVYARGDDYHEIIKGRLKTLAGQMAARTGQDVKVFVDTAPLMEKPLAQRAGLGWQGKHTNLLSRKHGNWLFLGSILTTAEIEPDVPEGEHCGSCTACLDACPTAAFPAPFQLDARRCLSYLTIEFAGPWPEEFRVATGSRIYGCDDCLAVCPWNKFASGAREARLHAREALNAPRLADLLALDDPAFRALFAKSPVKRIGRDRFIRNVLYAAGNAGDAALIAPVDALRGDPNPVVRDAADWALSRLSGSQSWVGAGLVSSP, encoded by the coding sequence GTGAGCGAGCGCCTGAAATCCTTCATTCGCGAGCGGGCTGCAGCGCTCGGCTTTGAGGCGTGCCGCTTCGCCTCGGCGGCCGCGCCGTGGGACGCCGGCGAGCGGCTGGCGCATTTCGTGGGCGAAGGCCGGCATGGCGACATGGGCTGGATGGAGACGACGCTGGAGCGGCGCGCCCACCCCACCGCCATGTGGCCCCAGGCGAAGACGGCGGTGGTGCTGGGCCTGAACTACGGGCCCGAGGCCGATCCCCTGCCGCAGATGGCCGATAGGTCGGCGGGCTATCTGTCGGTCTATGCGCGCGGCGACGACTATCACGAGATCATCAAGGGCCGACTCAAGACCCTGGCGGGGCAAATGGCGGCCCGCACCGGCCAGGACGTGAAGGTCTTCGTCGACACCGCGCCCCTGATGGAGAAGCCTCTGGCCCAGCGCGCCGGCCTGGGCTGGCAGGGCAAGCACACCAATTTGCTGAGCCGCAAGCACGGCAACTGGCTGTTCCTCGGCTCCATCCTGACCACGGCCGAGATCGAGCCGGATGTGCCCGAGGGCGAGCATTGCGGCTCGTGCACCGCCTGTCTGGACGCCTGTCCGACCGCCGCCTTTCCCGCGCCGTTCCAGCTGGATGCGCGGCGCTGCCTGTCCTACCTGACCATCGAGTTCGCCGGACCCTGGCCGGAAGAGTTTCGCGTGGCGACCGGCTCGCGCATCTACGGCTGCGATGACTGCCTGGCGGTCTGCCCGTGGAACAAGTTCGCCTCGGGCGCACGCGAGGCCCGGCTGCACGCCCGCGAGGCCCTGAACGCGCCGCGCCTGGCGGACCTGCTGGCGCTGGACGACCCCGCCTTCCGCGCTCTGTTCGCCAAGAGCCCGGTCAAGCGCATCGGCCGCGACCGCTTCATCCGCAATGTGCTCTACGCCGCCGGCAATGCGGGCGATGCGGCGCTGATCGCGCCGGTGGACGCACTGCGGGGTGATCCGAACCCCGTGGTGCGCGACGCGGCCGACTGGGCGCTGAGCCGCCTCTCAGGATCTCAGTCCTGGGTCGGCGCGGGCTTGGTGTCATCGCCGTAG
- a CDS encoding ABC transporter ATP-binding protein, producing MFDAAALPDNAIEVRGLKKTYAASKKSPAKTALKGVDLVIPRGSMFGLLGPNGAGKSTLINILAGVVNKSDGQVSIWGRDIDRQPRDARAALGVVPQEIVADVFFTPRESLEVQAGFYGVPANERRSDELLAALGLSDKANAYVRALSGGMKRRLMVAKALVHNPPILILDEPTAGVDVELRRQLWEYVRRINAEGVTIVLTTHYLEEAQELCDTIAIVNRGEVVACEPTVQLLRRLDTRNVVVTPEGELTGLPALNGFEAVARPNGAFVVTYRKGQASVEQVLAAVRAAGVTIADITTEDPDLEDVFLALTYGDDTKPAPTQD from the coding sequence ATGTTCGACGCCGCCGCCCTGCCTGACAACGCCATCGAAGTCCGGGGGCTGAAGAAGACCTACGCCGCGTCCAAGAAGTCGCCCGCCAAGACCGCGCTGAAGGGCGTGGATCTGGTCATCCCGCGCGGCTCGATGTTCGGTCTTCTGGGCCCCAACGGCGCCGGCAAGTCGACGCTGATCAACATCCTGGCCGGCGTGGTGAACAAGTCCGACGGTCAGGTCTCAATCTGGGGCCGCGACATCGACCGCCAGCCGCGCGACGCCCGCGCCGCGCTGGGCGTGGTGCCTCAGGAGATTGTGGCCGACGTCTTCTTCACCCCGCGCGAGTCGCTGGAGGTGCAGGCCGGCTTCTACGGGGTGCCGGCCAACGAGCGGCGGTCCGACGAGCTCCTGGCTGCGCTGGGCCTGTCGGACAAGGCCAACGCCTATGTGCGCGCGCTGTCGGGCGGGATGAAGCGCCGTCTGATGGTGGCCAAGGCCCTGGTGCACAATCCGCCCATCCTGATCCTGGACGAGCCGACGGCCGGCGTGGACGTCGAACTGCGCCGTCAGCTGTGGGAATACGTCCGGCGCATCAACGCCGAGGGCGTCACCATCGTGCTGACGACCCACTATCTGGAAGAAGCGCAGGAACTCTGCGACACCATCGCCATCGTCAACCGCGGCGAGGTCGTGGCCTGCGAACCGACCGTGCAGCTGCTGCGCCGGCTGGACACGCGCAACGTCGTGGTGACGCCGGAAGGCGAACTGACCGGGCTGCCGGCGCTGAACGGGTTCGAGGCCGTGGCCCGGCCTAACGGCGCCTTCGTCGTCACCTATCGCAAGGGGCAGGCGTCGGTCGAACAGGTGCTGGCCGCCGTGCGCGCCGCCGGTGTGACCATCGCCGACATCACCACCGAGGACCCGGACCTGGAAGACGTCTTTCTGGCTCTGACCTACGGCGATGACACCAAGCCCGCGCCGACCCAGGACTGA
- a CDS encoding zinc-finger domain-containing protein: MPTRSAPVPAQSLIPPPEQIVVPTKRVACDGGGGALGHPLVYMDMGEDDFVECAYCDRRFVLAADAHPEDEYHDPAARPPEAH, encoded by the coding sequence ATGCCGACCCGCTCAGCGCCCGTCCCCGCTCAGTCCCTCATTCCACCGCCCGAGCAGATCGTCGTCCCCACCAAGCGCGTGGCCTGCGACGGGGGCGGCGGCGCCCTCGGCCATCCGCTGGTCTATATGGACATGGGCGAGGACGACTTCGTGGAGTGCGCCTATTGCGACCGCCGCTTCGTCCTGGCCGCCGACGCGCACCCCGAGGACGAGTATCACGACCCTGCAGCCCGGCCACCCGAGGCGCACTGA
- a CDS encoding VOC family protein, giving the protein MRYLHTMVRVTDIDASLRFYCDLLGLQEVRRMENEAGRFTLVFLAAPKDLDRSAAERSPEVELTFNWDPETYSGGRNFGHLAYKVDDIYAACQRLMDGGVTINRPPRDGRMAFVRSPDGISVELLQEGEPLAPAEPWASMANTGEW; this is encoded by the coding sequence ATGCGCTATCTGCACACCATGGTCCGCGTGACGGACATCGACGCCTCGCTGCGCTTCTACTGCGACCTGCTGGGTCTGCAGGAGGTGCGGCGCATGGAGAACGAGGCCGGGCGTTTCACCCTGGTCTTTCTGGCGGCGCCCAAGGATCTGGACCGGTCGGCCGCTGAGCGTTCGCCCGAGGTGGAGCTGACGTTCAACTGGGACCCCGAGACCTATTCCGGCGGCCGCAACTTCGGCCACCTGGCCTACAAGGTCGACGACATCTACGCCGCCTGCCAGCGGCTGATGGATGGCGGTGTCACGATCAACCGTCCGCCGCGCGACGGCCGCATGGCCTTTGTGCGGTCGCCGGACGGCATTTCGGTCGAGCTGCTGCAGGAAGGCGAGCCTCTGGCTCCAGCCGAGCCCTGGGCCTCGATGGCGAACACGGGCGAATGGTGA
- a CDS encoding DUF6655 family protein produces MVSLRRLAPLAPLALLAACASTTETHPSRTATEQILVARAADRAVEGLTIPAPISARVFVDDAYFRAENAPYAVSAIRGALSEAGYSLANNRDQADVIFELRAGALSLEQMRRVFGLPEMRVPINDTFNIVSLPELSIYSHRDRVGVAEFSGFIYEAKTGAPLGGVTPMIGRYRIRSHKLFMMFTFGQQAAQPGEREPGSSWKEF; encoded by the coding sequence ATGGTGAGCCTGCGTCGTCTGGCGCCGTTGGCGCCGCTGGCCCTGCTGGCCGCCTGCGCCTCGACCACCGAGACTCACCCGTCGAGGACCGCGACCGAGCAAATTCTGGTCGCGCGCGCCGCCGATCGCGCGGTCGAGGGCCTGACCATCCCCGCGCCGATCTCGGCTCGGGTCTTCGTCGACGACGCCTATTTCCGCGCCGAGAACGCGCCGTACGCCGTCAGCGCCATCCGGGGCGCGCTTTCAGAGGCCGGCTATTCCCTGGCCAACAACCGCGACCAGGCCGACGTCATTTTCGAGCTGCGCGCCGGCGCCCTTTCGCTGGAGCAGATGCGGCGCGTCTTCGGCCTGCCGGAGATGCGGGTGCCGATCAACGACACCTTCAACATCGTCTCCCTGCCCGAGCTGTCGATCTACAGCCACCGCGACCGCGTCGGCGTGGCCGAGTTTTCGGGCTTCATCTACGAAGCGAAGACAGGCGCTCCGCTGGGCGGCGTCACGCCGATGATCGGCCGATACCGCATCCGCAGCCACAAGCTGTTCATGATGTTCACCTTTGGACAGCAGGCGGCCCAGCCCGGAGAGCGCGAGCCCGGGTCGAGCTGGAAAGAGTTCTGA
- the polA gene encoding DNA polymerase I, with the protein MTDAASESADRTLTQDGPPLRLWMIDASAYIFRAYHALPPLTRKSDGLPVGAVQGYCNMLWKLLKDMKGEDGPTHLVAIFDHSEKTFRNTLYDQYKAHRPPPPEDLVPQFPMVREATAAFGVHCVELPGYEADDLIATYACKARDAGGEAVIVSSDKDLMQLIGPTVVMYDPMKDRRLGEEAVMEKFGVTPDKMVDLQALIGDSVDNVPGAPGIGPKTAAQLLDEYGDLDTLLARAEEIKQPKRRQTLIDFADQIRLSRELVRLTCDAPAPEAIDDFVVRDPDPETLGAFLEKMEFRGLSRRVGDGKAPAREGSAFVRQPTAPVLTPRYAPAEVATPAEPQSFDHDAYECVQTLEALDAWIERARAAGVVGFDTETDALSATHAGLCGVSLAVGPNQACYIPLTHEAEPTGDGGLDFGGDVNADGGGCAPVLTQIDKAEALARLKTLLEDPSVLKVGQNIKYDLAVMARRGIRVSPIEDTMLVSYVLEGGLHGHGMDELARLHLGHEPITFKSVAGTGKSQKSFKHVELKPATGYAAEDADVTLRLWRLLRPRLAAEGLTTVYETLERGMPAVLADMELAGIRVDPERLRRLSSEFGLKMAELEAKAHELAGRPFNVGSPRQIGEILFGELSLPGGKKTASGQWGTDASVLEDLALTHDLPRAILDWRQLSKLKGTYTDALSAAADPKTDRVHTSYQLAAATTGRLASSDPNLQNIPIRTETGRQIRQAFIAAPGHVLISADYSQIELRLLAHIGDIPELKRAFKAGLDIHAATASEMFGVPVEGMPAETRRRAKAINFGIVYGISAFGLANQLGIDQGEAGAYIKTYFERFPGIREYMDRTRAEVRQAGFVSTLFGRKIHIPAIHSKSGAERQFGERAAINAPIQGAAADIIRRAMIRMPGALRDAGLQTRMLLQVHDELVFEAPEAEAEAARVLIRRVMETAAEPAVALSVPLEVEAKAAANWDEAH; encoded by the coding sequence ATGACCGACGCCGCATCCGAATCCGCTGACCGCACCCTGACGCAGGACGGCCCGCCGCTGCGGCTGTGGATGATCGACGCCTCGGCCTATATCTTCCGCGCCTATCACGCCCTGCCGCCCCTGACGCGCAAGTCTGACGGCCTGCCGGTCGGGGCGGTCCAGGGCTACTGCAACATGCTGTGGAAGCTGCTCAAGGACATGAAGGGCGAGGACGGGCCGACCCATCTGGTCGCCATCTTCGACCATTCCGAGAAGACGTTCAGGAACACCCTGTACGATCAGTACAAGGCCCACCGCCCGCCGCCGCCCGAGGACCTCGTGCCGCAGTTCCCGATGGTGCGAGAGGCGACGGCGGCCTTTGGCGTCCATTGCGTCGAACTGCCCGGCTATGAGGCCGACGACCTGATCGCCACCTATGCCTGCAAGGCCCGCGACGCCGGCGGCGAGGCCGTCATCGTCTCATCCGACAAAGACCTGATGCAGCTGATCGGGCCGACGGTGGTCATGTACGACCCGATGAAGGACCGACGACTGGGCGAAGAGGCGGTGATGGAGAAGTTCGGCGTGACGCCGGACAAGATGGTCGATCTTCAAGCCCTGATCGGCGACAGCGTCGACAACGTGCCCGGCGCGCCCGGCATCGGACCCAAGACCGCCGCCCAGCTTCTGGACGAATACGGCGACCTCGATACGCTGCTGGCGCGCGCCGAAGAGATCAAACAGCCCAAGCGGCGTCAGACCCTGATCGACTTCGCCGACCAGATCCGCCTGTCGCGCGAACTAGTCCGGCTGACCTGCGATGCGCCGGCGCCGGAGGCCATCGACGACTTCGTCGTGCGCGACCCCGATCCCGAGACCCTGGGCGCCTTCCTGGAGAAGATGGAGTTCCGAGGCCTCAGCCGTCGGGTGGGCGACGGCAAGGCCCCTGCGCGCGAGGGCTCGGCCTTCGTGCGTCAGCCCACGGCCCCCGTTCTGACGCCGCGCTACGCCCCCGCCGAGGTGGCGACGCCGGCCGAGCCGCAGTCCTTCGACCATGACGCCTATGAGTGCGTGCAGACCCTCGAGGCGCTGGACGCCTGGATCGAGCGGGCGCGGGCGGCGGGCGTGGTCGGCTTCGACACCGAGACTGACGCCCTGTCGGCCACCCACGCCGGCCTGTGCGGCGTGTCCCTGGCCGTCGGGCCCAATCAGGCCTGCTATATCCCGCTGACCCATGAAGCCGAGCCTACCGGCGACGGCGGCCTGGATTTCGGCGGGGACGTCAACGCGGACGGCGGCGGCTGCGCGCCGGTCCTGACCCAGATCGACAAGGCCGAGGCCCTGGCCCGGCTCAAGACCCTGCTTGAGGACCCGTCGGTCCTGAAGGTGGGGCAGAACATCAAATACGACCTCGCCGTCATGGCCCGGCGCGGCATCCGCGTGTCGCCGATCGAGGACACCATGTTGGTGTCGTATGTGCTGGAAGGCGGGCTCCACGGCCACGGCATGGACGAACTGGCCCGTCTGCACCTGGGTCACGAGCCGATCACCTTCAAATCGGTGGCCGGGACCGGCAAGAGCCAGAAGAGCTTCAAGCACGTCGAGCTGAAGCCGGCGACGGGCTACGCCGCCGAGGACGCCGACGTGACCCTGCGCCTGTGGCGGCTGCTGCGGCCACGCCTGGCCGCCGAAGGGCTGACCACCGTCTATGAGACGCTGGAGCGGGGAATGCCCGCCGTCCTGGCGGACATGGAGCTGGCCGGCATCCGCGTGGACCCCGAGCGTCTGCGCCGCCTGTCATCGGAGTTCGGGCTGAAGATGGCCGAGCTGGAGGCCAAGGCCCACGAACTGGCCGGCCGGCCGTTCAACGTCGGCTCACCGCGCCAGATCGGCGAGATACTGTTCGGCGAGCTGAGCCTGCCCGGCGGCAAGAAGACCGCCTCCGGCCAGTGGGGCACCGACGCCTCGGTGCTGGAAGACCTGGCCCTGACCCACGACCTGCCGCGCGCCATCCTGGACTGGCGCCAGCTCTCCAAGTTGAAGGGCACATACACCGACGCCCTGTCGGCGGCGGCCGATCCAAAGACCGATCGGGTCCACACCTCCTATCAGCTGGCGGCCGCCACGACGGGCCGCCTGGCCTCCTCTGATCCCAACCTTCAGAACATCCCGATCCGCACCGAGACGGGCCGTCAGATCCGCCAGGCCTTCATCGCCGCGCCCGGCCATGTGCTGATCTCGGCCGACTACAGCCAGATCGAGCTGCGCCTTCTGGCCCACATCGGCGACATCCCCGAGTTGAAGCGCGCCTTCAAGGCTGGGCTCGACATTCACGCCGCGACCGCTAGCGAGATGTTCGGCGTGCCGGTCGAGGGCATGCCGGCCGAGACGCGCCGCCGCGCCAAGGCCATCAACTTCGGCATCGTCTACGGCATCTCCGCCTTCGGCCTGGCAAACCAGCTGGGCATCGATCAGGGCGAGGCCGGGGCCTATATCAAGACCTATTTCGAGCGCTTCCCCGGCATCCGAGAATACATGGACCGCACCCGCGCGGAGGTGCGCCAGGCGGGCTTCGTCTCGACCCTCTTCGGCCGCAAGATCCACATTCCGGCGATCCACTCCAAGTCGGGCGCCGAGCGTCAGTTCGGCGAGCGGGCGGCCATCAACGCCCCGATCCAGGGCGCGGCCGCCGATATCATCCGCCGCGCCATGATCCGCATGCCCGGCGCGCTGCGAGACGCGGGCCTTCAGACCCGCATGCTGCTTCAGGTCCACGACGAACTGGTGTTCGAGGCTCCCGAGGCCGAGGCCGAGGCGGCGCGCGTATTGATCCGCCGCGTCATGGAGACCGCCGCCGAACCGGCTGTGGCGCTCAGCGTGCCGCTGGAGGTCGAAGCCAAGGCCGCCGCCAACTGGGACGAGGCCCACTGA